A portion of the Chlamydia caviae GPIC genome contains these proteins:
- a CDS encoding Asp23/Gls24 family envelope stress response protein, with translation MDKQNLKLDVKEIEFPETVFSRDIETRVIQVIILHCLAKINGVSLLGGNLIDTLFGRDIERMKGIYVEQDSKNHLVKVRVEVNVDYGVSIPEKTEEIQGCIVSEVSEYTGLHVASVHVIIKGLTQPKDRSESEDEPEELCVADLPSAEDFLEEIKEEVEE, from the coding sequence ATGGATAAGCAGAATTTAAAACTAGATGTGAAAGAAATTGAATTTCCAGAGACTGTATTCAGCCGTGATATAGAGACTCGTGTAATTCAAGTAATTATTTTACATTGTTTAGCTAAAATCAACGGGGTTTCTCTTTTAGGGGGAAATTTAATTGATACTTTATTCGGTAGAGATATCGAGAGAATGAAGGGAATCTATGTAGAACAAGATTCTAAAAATCATCTAGTTAAGGTTCGTGTCGAAGTAAACGTTGATTACGGTGTTTCTATACCAGAAAAAACCGAAGAAATTCAGGGATGTATAGTTTCTGAAGTATCCGAATATACAGGTCTTCATGTAGCTTCCGTTCATGTGATCATTAAGGGGTTAACTCAGCCTAAGGATCGCTCTGAATCAGAAGATGAGCCAGAAGAATTATGTGTTGCAGACCTACCCTCAGCAGAGGACTTTTTAGAGGAGATCAAAGAAGAAGTAGAAGAATAA